A genomic region of Metopolophium dirhodum isolate CAU chromosome 1, ASM1992520v1, whole genome shotgun sequence contains the following coding sequences:
- the LOC132934472 gene encoding uncharacterized protein LOC132934472, protein MGKTVKNYGPYVECDAQFLFSQIVAAIEYLHGLDIAHRDIKPENVLLNHRNEVKVADFGLSVFCRDSTSNKRQLSRCGTRMFMPPEVLTPNNGYNAKFFDIWSMGGVLHYMLTGQVPFDDGRTKRIVAQQVSGDIVLLRPMYKRTVSSSAKRLVRHMLEPDVLKRAHIEGIKRSKWMTLMA, encoded by the exons ATGggtaaaacagtaaaaaattacGGTCCTTACGTGGAATGTGATGCGCAATTTTTGTTTTCTCAAATCGTCGCAGCCATCGAGTACCTTCATGGCCTGGACATAGCGCACAGAGACATTAAGCCAGAAAACGTATTACTGAACCATAGAAATGAAGTGAAAGTAGCTGATTTTGGGTTGTCAGTTTTTTGTAGAGATTCGACCAGTAATAAACGACAATTGTCTCGCTGTGGCACCAGGATGTTTATGCCACCGGAAGTATTGACTCCAAACAACGGATATAACGCCAAATTCTTCGATATTTGGTCAATGG GAGGTGTGCTGCATTACATGTTGACCGGCCAGGTGCCGTTCGACGACGGCCGCACTAAACGGATCGTCGCGCAACAGGTGTCGGGCGACATTGTTCTCCTGCGACCGATGTACAAGCGAACGGTTTCCTCGTCGGCCAAACGGCTCGTAAGGCACATGCTCGAACCAGACGTCCTCAAACGGGCACACATCGAGGGCATCAAACGATCGAAATGGATGACGCTGATGGCTTAG